A window of the Cucurbita pepo subsp. pepo cultivar mu-cu-16 chromosome LG01, ASM280686v2, whole genome shotgun sequence genome harbors these coding sequences:
- the LOC111795502 gene encoding separase isoform X3: MASPSEASIISILETADSKGIFSTVSDFLRPFSDIKNPKKSKKSAKPSDDSSAIRSLAKKFLTFLNRALSILPKRLSEPSKLGNDLELALEFFEIYKLCLACLESLTSQLSCKPYTVDVQRVRMVHCMEDWGLFKDAEAEGFRILERLRVIDRTSDCRVIHDRDKGGGDKDFCLLFAEVVVTLVKCAASGRSKESGDYRRLLGLVEEVRPWFRLLDAKVSEKTQRALATYLGKCTIFLVEELDYFGESLVSLFCRITFAEYAKSSLKDQIYKLARRICSTLFSLQQEQHSSMLIMHILICVLKSLTLEWKDETELEVVEFLQLICYSANKCLSASPECCCAFAKHLEEMAGEFHQATPPLGMNLRLYAAGLKIVSKLPRGETCGSAFSTLLDDEDTIQSLVNLNGFLGSYFCIGCREGNESCSIEQKDFVGQPCLHRNSNHENGVPSLLSLREAYLSSYLDAIKFFCQPLAESVNAERKEILAEDKAFPVLYNIQNTLHQFCDVFLFCQRRAYDAKSDGCDENVNMLLSIVVAAFTLSFRTRLEMKRSTDLIKDVISSKWVQPFALKRLFASLNNIGIILFRNKQIGEASKALKLCCRASWTCVKQFCEIFDKSRPSDNEFSENSVLIMFNEVIMRSAFLVDILYQRGMCKVEKAMTEILTNWSAAAKLFDELPAPVQLVKQWVKMQCKYHKNADPKKSTPTLNCLLQSSETVSKAKIGVLLEQELVEYEEMSGLYPEFCQSLQMKILSILLTDTYITPDHRLEKARVLMKKARVLRLCETVCLDGCIQCLSEAISTMNEISGGSRSFGVLHSHQLAVAYCLRAFCTHETVPNSKQVQQDIDSALSIWLEISSLNTLPDDQRLILSEYMLLLLCNAFDLLSIKGCVDYYDNIYSLMIRLFKWKNVPLEKLMATLWESRRMSHAMCIAPANELVIAQLSEHLGDLPKSYDFWTNCLKTLPGMLVGFQQNFSFLCSNYTQTSCEHEKSSRMHVTVDEVKEAALKLISHIPACKSSIFSAGYLYYDLCERLISEGCLTEALLCAKEAHRLRSKLFQEKFTYSVEQHPEKFCEITHASQKPPYGIKNLRKSGSVSRNIWSFDKISWDVEGCYLSPFNVLQCYLESTLQVGLVHEIIGNGSEAETLLQWGKSISCLQSLPLFEVAFSSALGKVYRKKQLWSLAQKELEGAKQILTDNITSCLKCRLVLEVIVDQYLGDLFRSMYVNGNGNTSEELLINAEELYKLALEKLNLSGWKNSISCPDEESHLSSLTIPVERAKARKDGRKSKKTTNAPRSLQMDQCVNPQTNVRLTRSRCRSIQGQSTNISNEVEVDLTVHLKSNVPDLSGASGQKQMHLQVNCCTPTLGCGASCKNGKVGCWQCLQMEIMEAGQINNFIYLKWEFARRRLLLRQLSGLGKCSGIRGQIHQTHETILKSMSILVSRNLFSQAHGVVEPVVLLDLVGKEVPGDMFAVERASVLYNICWFALKSYKYDDTKIICCPLSQVQSKTLVSWLMVALVLCCEVPVLFQKVSKLLAVIHVISSSIELLSLPSSNKILTDSHWASYFHQASIGTHLNHQFFPYTTGRSCIQDLNFAKGFDTGEQTVKLFRGSFSSQDLEEYVRKFFDGLPCVAMVCISLIGGDLACLLQQILHFPSSVHAWILVSHLNSKRQPLVLLLPVETILKEDSEAYSNPQSDDICERNDSTKHWQCPWGSSVIDEIAPSFRTILEENYLSSSVFPSEDTKTNRMLWWKRRTKLDDCLGKLLGTIEDSWLGPWKYILLGGWSNRKHVDSVLNTLVLNLKSKCKMDVNEGLLKIILEGSEDVLVGFDSKLYWRKGCFVGRARFYDKEKSNPFQNALNGVDKLSTLALKLIQDAKKELEGEDGTSREPIILVLDYDVQMLPWENIPILKNQEVYRMPSVGSICVTLDGRLHQQEQDSGIIATFPSIDPLDAFYLLNPSGDLSSTQIEFENWFKDQNLEGKAGYAPKSSELIEELKSRDLFIYFGHGSGAQYIPRHEIQKLDACAASLLMGCSSGSLTLNGYYVPQGIPLSYLKAGSPVIVANLWEVTDKDIDRFGKAILEAWLRERSCSLPSSVQCDIVTKELEAMKISSKRANKKVASKSLPTACESTSSRDHSVHSRMIGSFLCEAREACNLRYLIGASPVCYGVPTSIRKKKELT, translated from the exons ATGGCTTCGCCCTCGGAAGCCTCTATCATCTCCATCCTCGAAACAGCAGATTCCAAGGGCATCTTCTCTACTGTTTCCGATTTCCTCCGACCTTTCTCCGATATCAaaaatcccaagaaatccAAGAAATCAGCCAAGCCAAGCGACGATTCATCCGCAATCCGTTCCCTCGCCAAGAAGTTTCTCACTTTTCTCAATCGAGCTCTCTCCATTCTACCCAAGCGCCTCAGCGAGCCTTCCAAGCTGGGCAACGATCTCGAATTGGCCCTAGAATTCTTTGAAATCTATAAGCTCTGCTTGGCTTGCTTGGAATCTTTGACGTCGCAGCTCTCTTGTAAACCCTATACCGTCGATGTCCAGAGGGTTCGAATGGTGCATTGTATGGAGGATTGGGGACTCTTCAAGGACGCTGAGGCAGAGGGCTTTAGGATTTTGGAGAGGCTGAGGGTTATTGACCGTACATCTGACTGTCGTGTTATTCATGATCGGGACAAAGGTGGTGGTGATAaggatttttgtttgttattcgCGGAGGTTGTTGTAACACTTGTTAAGTGTGCGGCCAGTGGTCGTAGTAAGGAAAGTGGCGACTATAGAAGGCTTCTTGGATTGGTGGAGGAGGTTAGACCATGGTTCAG GTTACTAGATGCTAAAGTATCTGAGAAGACTCAGAGAGCTTTGGCCACATATCTAGGTAAATGTACTATTTTCTTGGTAGAGGAGCTAGATTATTTCGGTGAGAGTCTCGTAAGTCTCTTCTGCCGCATAACGTTTGCTGAATATGCCAAGTCATCTCTGAAAGATCAGATTTACAAG TTAGCCCGTCGGATATGTTCCACTCTTTTCTCTCTACAACAGGAACAACATTCGTCTATGCTCATCATGCACATATTAATATGTGTCCTGAAGTCTCTTACCCTAGAATGGAAG GATGAAACTGAATTggaagttgttgagtttcttcaACTCATCTGTTATTCTGCAAATAAATGTCTGAGTGCAAGTCCCGAGTGTTGTTGTGCTTTTGCCAAGCATCTTGAGGAAATGGCAGGTGAATTCCACCAG GCAACACCTCCATTGGGAATGAATTTGAGGCTTTATGCTGCTGGGTTGAAAATCGTTTCCAAGTTACCCAGAGGTGAAACTTGTGGCTCGGCATTTAGTACTTTACTTGATGATGAAGATACTATACAGAGTTTGGTTAACTTAAATGGTTTCCTGGGGAGTTACTTTTGTATTGGCTGCAGAGAGGGTAATGAGTCCTGCAGCATTGAGCAGAAAGATTTTGTCGGCCAACCATGTTTACACCGGAATTCTAATCATGAGAATGGGGTCCCTTCCCTTCTGAGCTTGAGAGAGGCTTATCTATCCTCTTACTTGGATGCAATTAAGTTCTTCTGCCAGCCACTTGCTGAATCAGTTAATGCCGAGAGAAAAGAAATCCTTGCTGAAGATAAAGCTTTTCCTGTTTTgtataatattcaaaatactttGCATCAGTTCTGTgatgtctttcttttttgtcaaaG GCGTGCATATGATGCTAAGAGCGATGGATGTGATGAGAATGTAAATATGCTATTAAGCATTGTTGTGGCTGCTTTTACCCTGTCTTTTAGAACAAGGCTGGAAATGAAG AGGAGCACGGATTTGATTAAGGATGTTATCTCAAGCAAATGGGTTCAACCTTTTGCCTTGAAACGTTTATTTGCTTCTCTTAACAACATTGGCATTATTTTATTCAGAAATAAGCAAATAGGAGAG GCCTCAAAGGCGTTGAAGTTGTGTTGTAGAGCATCGTGGACCTGCGTCAAACAATTTTGTGAGATATTTGACAAGTCCAGGCCATCAGATAATGAATTTTCTGAAAATTCCGTTCTAATTATGTTTAATGAAGTGATTATGAGAAGTGCTTTCCTTGTTGATATTCTCTATCAACGTGGCATGTGTAAGGTAGAAAAAGCAATGACTGAGATTCTTACGAACTGGTCTGCGGCTGCAAAATTATTTGATGAGCTGCCAGCTCCCGTGCAATTGGTGAAACAATGGGTTAAG ATGCAATGCAAGTATCATAAGAATGCAGATCCCAAAAAAAGCACACCAACCTTGAATTGTTTATTGCAATCTTCTGAGACGGTGTCAAAAGCTAAAATTGGTGTTCTCTTGGAGCAG GAACTCGTTGAATATGAGGAAATGAGTGGTCTATATCCAGAATTTTGTCAATCCTTACAAATGAAGATCTTGAGTATCCTCCTAACGGATACGTATATTACACCAGATCATAGACTTGAAAAGGCTAGAGTGTTAATGAAAAAGGCAAGGGTATTGAGGCTTTGTGAAACTGTATGTTTAGACGGTTGCATCCAGTGTTTATCAGAAGCAATATCTACAATG AATGAGATATCTGGTGGAAGTCGCAGCTTTGGAGTTCTTCATTCTCATCAGTTAGCTGTGGCATATTGCTTACGTGCATTCTGTACTCATGAGACTGTACCAAATTCAAAG CAAGTTCAGCAAGATATTGATTCTGCATTGAGCATATGGTTGGAAATCTCAAGTCTGAATACCTTGCCAGATGATCAACGATTGATACTATCTGAGTATATGTTGCTGCTATTATGTAATGCTTTTGATTTGTTATCAATCAAG GGTTGCGTGGATTACTACGATAACATATACAGTCTCATGATTAGATTattcaaatggaaaaatgttccATTGGAGAAGCTGATGGCCACTCTGTGGGAAAGCAGAAGAATGAGTCACGCAATGTGCATTGCACCAGCTAACGAGTTAGTTATAGCACAGCTATCTGAGCATCTTGGTGACCTCCCCAAGAGTTACGATTTTTGGACAAACTGTCTGAAGACATTGCCAGGCATGCTTGTCGGATTCCAGCagaatttctcatttttatgcTCAAATTATACCCAGACATCTTGTGAACATGAAAAGTCTAGTCGAATGCATGTGACGGTTGATGAGGTTAAAGAAGCTGCGTTGAAACTCATATCTCAT ATTCCTGCATGCAAAAGTTCTATTTTCTCGGCTGGATATCTTTACTATGATTTGTGTGAAAGACTTATTTCAGAAGGTTGTCTTACTGAG GCTCTCTTATGTGCAAAAGAAGCTCATCGTCTACGCTCTAAACTATTTCAAGAGAAATTTACCTACTCTGTTGAGCAGCATCCTgaaaaattttgtgaaattaCTCATGCTAGTCAGAAGCCTCCATATGGCATTAAGAATCTCCGGAAAAGTGGATCTGTTTCTCGCAATATATGGTCATTTGATAAAATATCATGGGATGTTGAAGGCTGCTATCTTAGTCCTTTTAACGTACTTCAGTGTTATCTTGAAAGCACTCTTCAG GTTGGGCTTGTTCATGAGATCATTGGAAATGGTTCTGAGGCTGAAACACTTTTACAGTGGGGAAAAAGTATCTCCTGCTTGCAAAGCTTGCCACTTTTTGAAGTTGCTTTCTCCTCTGCTTTAG GAAAAGTATACAGAAAGAAACAGTTATGGAGTTTGGCACAAAAGGAACTTGAAGGAGCCAAACAGATATTGACGGATAACATTACTTCTTGTTTGAAGTGCAGATTGGTGCTTGAAGTAATAGTTGATCAGTATCTTGGGGATTTGTTTCGAAGTATGTATGTAAATGGTAATGGGAATACATCTGAAGAGCTATTAATAAATGCAGAAGAGTTGTATAAGTTAGCTCTTGAGAAACTGAATCTTTCTGGATGGAAAAATTCCATTAGTTGTCCAGATGAAGAAAGTCATCTTTCATCTCTGACAATTCCAGTGGAAAGGGCGAAGGCCAGAAAGGATGGAAGAAAGAGTAAAAAGACTACAAACGCTCCTAGGTCTCTACAAATGGATCAGTGTGTAAATCCCCAAACGAATGTGAGACTGACTCGCTCTAGATGTCGGTCGATTCAGGGGCAAAGCACAAACATTTCTAATGAAGTGGAAGTTGACCTTACTGTGCATTTGAAAAGCAACGTTCCTGATCTTTCTGGTGCTTCTGGCCAGAAGCAAATGCATTTGCAAGTAAATTGTTGCACACCTACTTTAGGATGTGGAGCATCATGCAAAAATGGGAAAGTTGGATGTTGGCAATGTCTCCAAATGGAAATAATGGAAGCAGgacaaataaacaattttatatatctCAAGTGGGAGTTTGCTCGCAGACGGCTTTTGTTGAGGCAACTTTCTGGCTTAG GTAAGTGCTCGGGGATTCGTggtcaaattcatcaaacacatGAAACCATTTTGAAAAGCATGTCCATCTTAGTGAGCCGAAATCTATTCTCTCAAGCACATGGTGTTGTTGAACCCGTGGTTTTGCTTGATTTAGTTGGGAAGGAAGTCCCTGGAGATATGTTTGCAGTTGAGAGGGCATCAGTTCTCTATAACATTTGCTGGTTCGCTTTGAAGAGTTACAAGTATGATGATACCAA GATTATTTGCTGCCCATTGTCTCAGGTTCAGTCTAAAACGTTGGTTTCTTGGCTGATGGTTGCCCTTGTACTCTGCTGTGAGGTTCCTGTTCTTTTTCAGAAG GTTTCGAAGTTGCTAGCTGTTATACATgtgatttcttcatcaattgAGCTATTATCTTTGCCATCTTCCAACAAAATACTAACAGACAGTCATTGGGCTTCATATTTTCACCAAGCTTCGATTGGAACTCATCTTAATCATCAGTTCTTCCCATATACGACTGGAAGATCATGTATACAGGACCTTAATTTTGCAAAA GGTTTCGATACAGGAGAACAAACAGTGAAGTTATTTAG GGGATCTTTTTCTAGTCAAGATCTTGAAGAATATGTGAGAAAGTTCTTTGATGGCCTTCCTTGCGTGGCTATGGTTTGTATTAGTTTGATTGGAGGAGATCTTGCTTGTTTACTACAACAAATTCtccattttccttcatctGTCCACGCATGGATCCTGGTGTCGCATTTAAATTCCAAGCGTCAGCCACTTGTTTTACTACTGCCCGTGGAGACAATCTTAAAAG AAGATTCAGAAGCTTATTCAAATCCTCAATCAGATGATATCTGTGAGAGAAATGATTCGACTAAACATTGGCAATGTCCCTGGGGTTCCTCAGTCATTGATGAAATCGCACCATCATTCAGAACTATATTAGAGGAGAATTATTTATCATCTTCAGTCTTTCCTTCAGAggatacaaaaacaaataggATGTTATGGTGGAAACGGAGAACAAAGCTTGACGATTGCCTTGGTAAATTATTGGG AACTATTGAAGATTCATGGTTGGGCCCTTggaaatatattcttttggGGGGCTGGTCAAACAGAAAGCATGTTGATTCTGTACTCAATACATTGGTGCTGAATTTGAAATCCAAATGCAAAATGGACGTCAATGAGGGTCTtctgaaaattattttagaaggTTCAGAGGACGTTTTAGTGggatttgattcaaaattgTATTGGAGGAAAGGTTGCTTCGTTGGTAGAGCAAGATTTTATGATAAAGAAAAGTCTAATCCTTTTCAAAATGCATTGAATGGAGTGGACAAACTTTCTACATTGGCCTTAAAATTAATACAGGATGCAAAAAAAGAGCTGGAAGGGGAAGACGGTACCAGCAGAGAGCCCATAATTCTTGTCTTGGACTATGATGTGCAG ATGCTTCCCTGGGAGAATATACCTATACTTAAAAACCAGGAGGTTTATCGCATGCCTTCTGTTGGCAGTATCTGTGTAACACTAGATGGAAGATTGCATCAGCAAGAGCAAGATAGTGGGATCATTGCTACCTTTCCTTCAATTGATCCCTTGgatgctttttatttattgaaccCTAGTGGTGATCTCAGCAGCACACagattgaatttgaaaattggtTCAAAGATCAAAATTTGGAG gGGAAGGCTGGATATGCACCCAAATCTTCAGAGTTGATTGAGGAACTTAAAAGCCGCGACCTCTTCATATACTTCGGTCACGGGAGTG GAGCACAATATATTCCCAGGCATGAGATTCAAAAACTGGATGCCTGTGCTGCAAGTCTTCTAATGGGATGCAGCAGTGGTTCCCTGACATTAAATGGTTATTATGTCCCACAAGGGATTCCATTATCTTATCTGAAGGCAGGGTCTCCTGTCATTGTGGCCAACCTATGGGAAGTGACTGACAAGGACATTGACCGTTTCGGGAAGGCAATTCTTGAAGCTTGGTTGAGAGAAAGGTCATGTTCTCTTCCTAGTTCTGTTCAGTGTGATATCGTTACAAAAGAGTTGGAGGCCATGAAAATAAGCTCTAAACGTGCAAATAAGAAAGTGGCAAGTAAAAGTCTACCTACAGCATGTGAAAGTACTTCAAGTAGAGACCATTCTGTTCATAGTCGAATGATTGGTTCATTCTTGTGTGAGGCTCGGGAAGCTTGCAATCTACGTTACTTAATCGGAGCATCGCCAGTTTGTTACGGTGTTCCGACAAGcataaggaagaagaaagagctGACATAA